From the genome of uncultured Pseudodesulfovibrio sp., one region includes:
- the tsaE gene encoding tRNA (adenosine(37)-N6)-threonylcarbamoyltransferase complex ATPase subunit type 1 TsaE, whose protein sequence is MSLTLHLPDSDATVALGRTLASLLSRMDAPPALLLQGDLGSGKTTLVRGFVESLPGAEAAEVSSPSFNICNLYPTSPGVAHFDLYRLEGMPPDDALFDSLEDPDTITVVEWIQFLPREMWPDQALFLEWTHSDTGRSLVLHAMGGAARDVIDALRPE, encoded by the coding sequence GTGAGCCTGACACTGCACCTTCCCGACAGCGACGCCACCGTGGCCCTGGGTCGCACCCTGGCATCGCTTCTGTCCCGAATGGACGCCCCTCCGGCTTTGCTCTTGCAAGGCGACCTCGGATCGGGCAAAACCACGTTGGTCAGGGGTTTTGTGGAATCCCTGCCCGGCGCGGAGGCGGCGGAGGTCTCGAGCCCCAGCTTCAACATCTGCAACCTGTATCCGACCTCGCCCGGCGTGGCCCATTTCGACCTCTACCGGCTCGAAGGCATGCCCCCGGACGACGCCCTGTTCGACTCCCTCGAGGACCCGGACACGATCACCGTGGTGGAGTGGATACAGTTCCTGCCCAGGGAAATGTGGCCGGATCAGGCCCTTTTTCTGGAATGGACCCACTCGGACACTGGACGAAGCCTCGTATTGCATGCGATGGGAGGTGCGGCGCGGGACGTCATTGATGCCCTGCGGCCCGAATGA
- the surE gene encoding 5'/3'-nucleotidase SurE, with product MNILLANDDGIQAIGLRALYFALKEAGHDVHVVAPVTEQSAVGHAVTLALPLRVKEFKENGFVGQGVYGTPVDCVKLGLSTLLDEKPDLVLSGINAGANVGVDILYSGTVSAATEGALMEIPSMAVSMDNFNPVDLSGQARFCAELLPKIPWSELPRKRVLNLNFPDCPIEEAKEMVLCPHTRASYDDVYDTRQDPRGRPYYWLSGAIPPSRISPDRDRALLTQGHITLTPLHFDFTDRESLETLEHTIS from the coding sequence ATGAATATTCTGCTCGCCAACGATGACGGTATCCAGGCCATAGGCCTGCGCGCCCTGTATTTTGCCCTCAAAGAAGCCGGTCACGACGTGCATGTGGTCGCTCCGGTTACCGAACAGTCCGCCGTGGGACATGCAGTGACCCTGGCGTTGCCGCTTCGGGTCAAGGAGTTCAAGGAGAACGGCTTTGTGGGGCAGGGCGTTTACGGCACGCCCGTAGACTGCGTCAAGCTCGGCCTGTCCACGCTGCTCGACGAAAAGCCCGATCTGGTCCTGTCCGGAATCAACGCGGGTGCCAACGTGGGCGTCGACATCCTCTATTCCGGAACGGTGTCCGCGGCCACTGAGGGCGCGCTCATGGAAATTCCGTCCATGGCCGTGTCCATGGACAATTTCAACCCCGTGGACCTGAGCGGGCAGGCACGCTTCTGCGCCGAACTGCTGCCCAAAATTCCCTGGTCCGAGCTGCCGCGCAAACGCGTGCTCAACCTCAATTTTCCGGATTGTCCCATTGAGGAGGCCAAGGAAATGGTTCTGTGTCCGCATACGCGGGCGTCATACGACGATGTCTACGACACCCGACAGGACCCGCGCGGCCGGCCGTACTACTGGCTCAGCGGAGCCATTCCGCCCAGCCGCATCAGCCCGGATCGTGACCGCGCATTGCTGACCCAGGGACACATCACCCTGACCCCGTTGCATTTCGACTTCACGGATCGAGAGAGCCTGGAAACGCTGGAACATACGATTTCGTGA
- the tmk gene encoding dTMP kinase, with translation MFITFEGIEGTGKSTQITRVREYFEAQGREVFQTLEPGGSRIGRDLRKMLLHVDNKEITPITELFLYLADRAQHVGQIIRPELEAGKVVLCDRFADSTIVYQGYGRGLDTVMLRELNEVAVDGLWPDLTIVLDIDPEVGLKRATLRNIEDGKAKEEGRFEAEHLSFHNRIREGYLTWAAFNRDRMRVVNASGTPDEVFTQIKAVIEAGESKTA, from the coding sequence ATGTTTATTACCTTTGAAGGCATAGAGGGGACAGGCAAATCCACCCAGATCACCAGGGTCCGGGAATATTTCGAAGCTCAGGGCAGGGAGGTCTTCCAGACTCTTGAACCGGGCGGCAGCCGCATCGGCCGGGACCTGCGCAAGATGCTCCTACATGTGGACAACAAGGAAATCACCCCCATCACCGAGCTGTTTCTGTACCTGGCCGATCGCGCACAGCACGTGGGCCAGATCATCCGGCCCGAGCTTGAGGCGGGTAAGGTCGTGCTCTGCGACCGCTTCGCGGATTCGACCATAGTCTATCAGGGATACGGGCGCGGCCTGGACACCGTCATGCTTCGTGAACTCAATGAGGTGGCCGTGGACGGCCTGTGGCCCGATCTGACCATTGTCCTGGACATCGACCCTGAAGTCGGCTTGAAACGCGCCACCCTGCGCAATATCGAAGACGGCAAGGCCAAGGAGGAAGGACGGTTCGAGGCCGAGCACCTGTCCTTCCACAACCGGATCAGGGAGGGCTACCTGACCTGGGCGGCCTTCAATCGCGACCGTATGCGCGTGGTCAACGCCTCGGGCACGCCCGACGAAGTATTTACGCAGATCAAGGCCGTGATCGAGGCCGGTGAAAGCAAGACGGCCTGA
- a CDS encoding aspartate kinase yields MNIVVQKFGGTSVRNLECQRQVMQKVLRPYREGNKVIVVLSAMSGETNRLLGLAEEWSDNPDPAEVDSLVSTGEQISCALFAMLLKQQGVKCRSVLGFQAPVRTDCCYGKARITDIDESRLRGMLQEYDILVVAGFQGCDDTGRITTLGRGGSDTSAVALAAAIKADVCEIYTDVPGVFTTDPNLCADARKIDRVSYDEMLEMASMGAKVLQIRSVEFAKKYNVTVHVRSTFSDEPGTIVTQEDENMEAVMVSGIAYDKDQARITLIHVQDNPGVSAQIFSPLAEKKILVDMIVQNPSKDGLTDMTFTVPRSDVKQTIKTLEELKYEIGYEELSSNLNVAKVSIIGVGMRNHSGVASKAFRALADENVNILMISTSEIKITCLVDDKYTELAVRTLHKAFNLEEGKHIE; encoded by the coding sequence ATGAACATCGTCGTACAAAAGTTCGGAGGCACATCGGTCCGCAACCTGGAATGTCAACGCCAGGTCATGCAGAAAGTCCTGCGCCCCTACCGTGAGGGGAACAAAGTCATTGTGGTTCTGTCGGCCATGTCCGGTGAAACCAACCGACTATTGGGACTGGCCGAGGAGTGGTCGGATAACCCAGATCCCGCTGAAGTGGATTCCCTGGTTTCCACCGGCGAGCAGATTTCCTGCGCCCTCTTTGCCATGCTGCTCAAACAGCAGGGCGTCAAATGCCGCTCCGTGCTCGGTTTCCAGGCTCCGGTCCGGACCGACTGTTGCTACGGCAAGGCCCGCATCACCGATATTGATGAATCCCGACTCAGGGGCATGCTACAGGAATACGACATCCTCGTGGTGGCCGGTTTCCAGGGCTGTGACGACACCGGCCGCATCACCACTCTCGGTCGCGGCGGCTCCGACACTTCTGCCGTTGCCCTGGCCGCGGCCATCAAAGCCGATGTCTGCGAAATCTACACCGACGTTCCGGGCGTGTTCACCACGGACCCGAACCTCTGTGCCGACGCCCGCAAGATCGACCGCGTCTCCTATGACGAGATGCTGGAAATGGCCAGCATGGGAGCCAAGGTCCTCCAGATCCGCAGCGTCGAGTTTGCCAAGAAATACAATGTAACCGTTCATGTCCGCTCTACCTTTTCCGACGAGCCGGGCACTATAGTCACGCAGGAGGATGAAAACATGGAAGCCGTCATGGTCTCGGGTATCGCATACGACAAGGATCAGGCTCGCATTACGCTGATACACGTGCAGGACAATCCCGGTGTTTCCGCCCAGATTTTCTCCCCCCTGGCAGAGAAAAAGATTCTCGTGGACATGATCGTCCAGAACCCGTCCAAGGACGGCCTGACCGACATGACCTTCACCGTACCCCGCTCCGATGTGAAGCAGACCATCAAGACGCTGGAAGAGCTCAAATACGAAATCGGCTACGAAGAGCTATCCAGCAACCTCAATGTCGCCAAGGTGTCGATTATCGGCGTCGGCATGCGTAACCATTCCGGCGTGGCCTCCAAGGCCTTCCGGGCGCTTGCCGATGAGAACGTAAACATCCTGATGATCAGCACCTCGGAGATCAAGATCACCTGCTTGGTCGACGACAAGTACACCGAACTGGCCGTACGCACACTCCACAAAGCCTTCAACTTGGAGGAAGGCAAACACATCGAGTAG
- the cimA gene encoding citramalate synthase, whose product MQKITIYDTTLRDGAQAEELNLTTQDKIRIAQKLDELGIHYIEGGWPGSNPTDRRFFEEIRSYTFKNAKLAAFGSTHMAKFTPEKDPNLAGLLAAETPVVTIFGKTWDIHATVALGVPLERNLELIANSVAYLKARVDEVIFDAEHFFDGFKRNPEYAIKALAAALEAGADRLVLCDTNGGSLTSEIGHAVAEVRKKLPEASLGVHAHNDSELAVANSLEAVRLGAVQVQGTINGYGERCGNANLCSVIPNLELKMGFDVIGKENLTKLQPISNFISEIANLRPFMRQPFVGSSAFAHKGGIHVSAILKDARTYEHIPPETVGNERRVLLSDQAGKSNILFKARELGYELAKDDPTVDRLLKELKIKESMGYEYSVADASFELMLRQALGKPLDYFHFRHFFVVDAKREEDPEPMSEATVIVDVKGQQEHTAATGMGPVNALDQALRKGLERFYPRLAEIRLLDFKVRVLSGAVRDTGGTASFVRVLVESGDGTDRWTTMGVSHNIIEASWQAVVDGINYKLFKDEMTEA is encoded by the coding sequence ATGCAAAAAATCACCATATACGACACGACCCTGAGAGATGGAGCCCAAGCCGAAGAACTGAACCTGACCACCCAGGACAAGATCCGCATAGCGCAGAAGCTGGACGAACTGGGCATTCACTATATTGAGGGCGGCTGGCCCGGCTCCAATCCGACTGACAGGAGATTTTTCGAGGAAATTAGGTCCTACACCTTCAAAAACGCCAAGCTGGCCGCCTTCGGATCCACGCACATGGCCAAGTTCACGCCTGAAAAGGACCCGAACCTGGCCGGTTTGCTCGCGGCGGAAACCCCGGTGGTAACCATCTTCGGCAAGACCTGGGACATCCACGCCACCGTAGCCCTGGGCGTTCCCCTGGAGCGCAACCTCGAACTGATCGCCAACTCCGTGGCTTATCTGAAGGCGCGTGTGGACGAGGTCATCTTCGATGCCGAGCACTTCTTCGACGGGTTCAAGCGCAACCCGGAGTATGCCATAAAAGCCCTGGCCGCAGCGCTCGAAGCCGGTGCCGACCGCCTTGTCCTCTGCGACACCAACGGTGGCTCCCTGACCAGCGAGATCGGCCACGCCGTGGCCGAGGTTCGCAAGAAGCTGCCCGAGGCCAGCCTGGGCGTCCATGCCCACAACGACTCCGAACTGGCCGTTGCCAATTCCCTGGAAGCGGTCCGCCTCGGCGCGGTCCAGGTCCAGGGTACGATCAACGGCTACGGGGAGCGGTGCGGCAACGCCAACCTTTGCTCGGTCATACCCAATCTGGAACTCAAGATGGGCTTTGATGTCATCGGCAAGGAGAACCTGACCAAGCTTCAGCCGATCTCGAACTTCATCAGTGAAATCGCCAATCTGCGTCCGTTCATGCGCCAGCCTTTCGTGGGCTCCTCCGCTTTTGCCCACAAGGGCGGCATCCACGTCAGCGCGATCCTCAAGGACGCACGCACCTACGAGCACATCCCGCCCGAAACCGTGGGCAACGAGCGGCGCGTGCTTCTCTCGGACCAGGCGGGCAAGTCCAACATCCTGTTCAAGGCCCGCGAACTGGGCTACGAACTGGCCAAGGACGACCCCACGGTGGACCGCCTGCTCAAGGAACTGAAAATCAAGGAGTCCATGGGCTACGAATACTCCGTTGCCGACGCCTCCTTCGAACTCATGCTCCGCCAGGCCTTGGGCAAACCGCTCGACTACTTCCATTTCCGCCACTTCTTCGTGGTGGACGCCAAGCGCGAGGAAGATCCGGAACCCATGTCCGAAGCCACGGTGATTGTGGACGTGAAAGGCCAGCAGGAACATACCGCGGCCACCGGCATGGGGCCGGTCAACGCCCTGGACCAGGCTTTGCGGAAAGGACTCGAACGGTTCTACCCCCGTCTGGCCGAAATCCGACTCCTCGACTTCAAGGTCCGCGTCCTTTCCGGCGCGGTGCGCGACACCGGCGGCACGGCCTCCTTTGTCCGCGTCCTGGTCGAATCCGGCGACGGAACCGACCGGTGGACCACCATGGGTGTGTCCCACAACATCATCGAGGCGTCCTGGCAGGCCGTGGTCGACGGCATCAACTACAAGCTCTTCAAAGATGAAATGACGGAGGCGTAA
- the gap gene encoding type I glyceraldehyde-3-phosphate dehydrogenase, whose protein sequence is MATKIGLNGFGRIGRYLARLLAEETDLELVAVNARASNEDLAHLLKYDSVHGRFPDVQPTEDGFVMAGKAVKVTRNAPGEWTWGDLGCDLVIETTGKFTDRESCEKHLACGAKKVIISAPGKNADVTVVVGVNDAELKPEHKIISNASCTTNCLAPVAKVINDTFGIKHGIMTTVHSYTMSQRILDGSHKDMRRARACAVNMVPTTTGAAKAVGLVIPELNGILDGMAIRVPTPNVSLVDLVCELKKETTAEEANAALKAAANDSMGYTDEPLVSVDFMGSTFGGVVDSSLTRVMGGTQLKLIIWYDNEAGFTNQLLRLIKKAAPM, encoded by the coding sequence ATGGCGACGAAAATAGGTTTGAACGGATTTGGACGCATTGGCCGTTATCTGGCCCGGCTGCTGGCGGAGGAGACCGACCTTGAACTGGTGGCCGTCAACGCGCGTGCCTCCAACGAAGACCTCGCTCACCTGCTGAAATACGACTCCGTGCACGGTCGCTTCCCGGACGTGCAGCCGACCGAGGACGGTTTCGTCATGGCCGGCAAAGCGGTCAAGGTGACCCGCAATGCGCCCGGCGAATGGACCTGGGGCGACCTGGGCTGTGATCTGGTCATAGAGACCACGGGCAAGTTCACCGACCGCGAGAGCTGCGAAAAACATCTGGCCTGCGGCGCGAAGAAGGTGATCATCTCCGCTCCCGGCAAGAACGCCGATGTGACCGTGGTCGTCGGCGTCAACGATGCAGAGCTCAAGCCCGAGCACAAAATCATTTCCAATGCTTCCTGCACCACCAACTGCCTCGCTCCGGTGGCCAAGGTCATCAACGACACCTTTGGCATCAAGCACGGCATCATGACCACCGTGCACTCCTACACCATGAGCCAGCGCATTCTGGACGGTTCCCACAAGGACATGCGCCGTGCGCGTGCCTGCGCCGTGAACATGGTTCCCACGACCACCGGCGCGGCCAAGGCCGTCGGCCTGGTCATTCCCGAGCTGAACGGCATCCTGGACGGCATGGCCATCCGCGTGCCCACTCCCAACGTCTCCCTGGTGGACCTGGTCTGCGAGCTGAAAAAGGAGACCACCGCTGAGGAAGCCAACGCGGCTCTCAAGGCGGCGGCCAACGACTCCATGGGCTACACCGACGAGCCGCTGGTGTCCGTGGACTTCATGGGCTCCACTTTCGGCGGCGTGGTGGACAGCTCCCTGACCCGCGTCATGGGCGGAACCCAGCTCAAGCTCATCATTTGGTACGACAATGAAGCCGGTTTCACCAATCAGCTTCTGCGGTTGATTAAGAAAGCAGCTCCGATGTAG
- a CDS encoding amino acid ABC transporter permease, giving the protein MSAEFLQKKTGPLSIAAILDTAKTLLLLTIVVWLLIMGSQRLGYNWQWYRIPQYIWTYTDQGFTWGPLMEGLGVTFQITCISLILMLVIGMATALMRMSNSWAAKGVARGYMELIRNTPLLIQIFFIYFVIAPILGISAFRSAVIALSLFEGAYASEIFRAGITSIDKGQWEAAKSLGMGPYAMYRHIILPQAVRRVLPPLTSQAVSLIKDSALVSTIAILDLTQRGRMIDAETFLTFEIWFTVAAIYLVVTLALSGVVWLLERRFNGLKA; this is encoded by the coding sequence ATGTCGGCTGAATTCCTACAGAAAAAGACTGGCCCCCTGTCCATTGCAGCCATTTTGGACACGGCTAAGACACTACTGCTCCTGACTATCGTTGTCTGGTTGCTCATCATGGGTTCCCAAAGACTGGGCTACAACTGGCAGTGGTACCGCATCCCGCAATATATCTGGACGTATACGGATCAGGGATTCACCTGGGGGCCGCTCATGGAGGGCCTCGGAGTGACCTTCCAGATCACGTGCATCAGCCTGATCCTCATGCTGGTCATCGGTATGGCCACCGCATTGATGCGCATGTCGAACTCCTGGGCGGCCAAAGGCGTGGCCAGAGGCTACATGGAGCTGATCCGCAACACCCCCCTGCTCATCCAGATTTTCTTCATCTATTTTGTCATCGCGCCCATTCTAGGCATTTCCGCCTTCCGCTCGGCGGTCATCGCGCTCAGCCTGTTCGAAGGCGCCTATGCCTCGGAGATTTTCCGAGCGGGCATCACCTCCATCGACAAGGGCCAATGGGAGGCTGCCAAGAGCCTCGGCATGGGGCCGTACGCCATGTATCGACACATCATCCTGCCCCAGGCCGTGCGGCGGGTGCTGCCACCCCTGACCAGCCAGGCCGTGTCTCTGATCAAGGACTCGGCCCTGGTGTCGACCATTGCCATCCTGGACTTGACTCAGCGTGGTAGAATGATTGATGCGGAAACATTTCTGACTTTCGAAATTTGGTTCACCGTCGCCGCCATCTACCTCGTGGTCACCCTGGCCCTGTCCGGGGTGGTCTGGTTGCTGGAGCGACGGTTCAACGGCCTCAAGGCCTAA
- a CDS encoding HD domain-containing protein: MARSVGKKSQYIQSLSPGQPVDDLFLLAGANQAQSKNGPYWNLSFQDATGSIDGKIWSPKSLEYPTLEPGCMVRVRGFVESYRDKNQLKVDQMDLLAPSTPGIDLSDFLPASKTPPDVLMEALEDLVTEHMRHKPWKTFCRKVLTHEDIRTRLLKAPGAKTVHHAYVGGLLEHTLGVARACMALCDVYPNLDRQTLLAGAIFHDLGKAWELSGGLTNDYTDEGRLFGHIQIGMEKLEPFLTRSPRLEASLKMHLKHLITSHHGEHEFGSPVRPKTPEAFVLHFADNMDAKLNIIDQAYADMDKTGADWSPYMRFLERNVFRPEPTPDNAKKQNAKAENQCLLPLKA; encoded by the coding sequence ATGGCAAGATCAGTGGGCAAAAAGTCGCAATATATCCAGTCTCTTTCTCCGGGCCAACCCGTAGACGACCTCTTTCTTCTGGCCGGGGCCAATCAGGCTCAATCCAAGAACGGCCCTTACTGGAACCTCTCGTTCCAGGATGCAACCGGGTCCATCGACGGCAAGATCTGGAGCCCCAAGAGCCTGGAGTACCCCACCCTGGAGCCGGGCTGCATGGTCCGTGTCCGCGGGTTCGTGGAAAGCTATCGCGACAAGAACCAGCTCAAGGTGGATCAGATGGATCTGCTCGCCCCCTCCACACCGGGCATAGACCTGTCTGACTTCCTGCCCGCGTCCAAAACCCCGCCGGATGTGTTGATGGAGGCCCTGGAAGACCTGGTCACCGAGCACATGCGCCACAAGCCGTGGAAGACGTTTTGCCGCAAGGTCCTGACCCATGAGGATATCCGCACCCGATTGCTGAAAGCGCCCGGCGCCAAGACCGTGCACCACGCCTACGTGGGCGGTCTGCTGGAGCATACCCTGGGCGTGGCTCGCGCATGCATGGCCCTGTGCGACGTCTACCCGAATCTCGACCGCCAGACCCTGCTGGCCGGAGCCATCTTCCACGACCTGGGCAAGGCCTGGGAGCTGTCCGGCGGCCTGACCAATGACTACACCGACGAAGGGCGGCTCTTCGGCCACATCCAGATCGGCATGGAAAAGCTGGAGCCGTTTCTGACCCGCAGCCCGCGCCTCGAAGCGAGCCTCAAGATGCACCTCAAGCATCTGATCACCAGCCACCACGGCGAACACGAGTTCGGCTCTCCCGTACGGCCCAAGACGCCTGAGGCGTTCGTCCTGCACTTCGCCGACAACATGGACGCCAAGCTGAACATCATAGACCAGGCTTACGCAGACATGGACAAGACCGGAGCAGACTGGTCGCCCTACATGCGCTTCCTCGAACGCAACGTCTTCCGGCCGGAGCCCACCCCCGACAACGCCAAAAAGCAGAACGCGAAAGCGGAGAACCAATGTTTATTACCTTTGAAGGCATAG
- a CDS encoding CBS domain-containing protein yields MLTAKDIMTSECITLTPETDITAAAAILLDKKINGAPVLDGDQVVGVLCQSDLVAQQKKVTLPSFFTLLDGVFPLSSHDQLEREMTKISALKVGDAMTPAPIFVHPDTSLEDVATMMANEKLYTLPVVEDGKLVGVVGKEDVLKTLLQG; encoded by the coding sequence ATGCTGACAGCCAAGGACATCATGACCTCTGAGTGCATCACCCTGACCCCGGAAACCGACATCACCGCCGCGGCCGCCATTCTTCTGGACAAGAAGATCAACGGCGCACCGGTGCTGGACGGTGACCAGGTTGTCGGCGTGCTCTGCCAGTCCGACCTGGTGGCCCAGCAGAAAAAGGTCACCCTGCCGTCCTTCTTCACCTTGCTGGACGGGGTATTCCCCCTGTCCTCCCACGATCAGCTGGAACGTGAAATGACCAAGATCTCCGCCCTCAAGGTCGGCGACGCCATGACCCCGGCTCCGATCTTCGTCCATCCGGACACCTCCCTCGAGGATGTGGCCACCATGATGGCCAACGAAAAACTGTACACCCTGCCCGTTGTCGAGGACGGCAAACTGGTCGGCGTAGTCGGCAAGGAAGACGTGCTCAAGACCCTGCTTCAGGGCTAG
- a CDS encoding holo-[acyl-carrier-protein] synthase, producing MIKGTGIDLTELDRIQALWDRYGERFARKILTEREYVQLPKRNPVPRLAALFACKEAAVKALGTGFAKGIHFKCIEILHNKDGKPEITFLGEGLARSEHMGVTGAHVSMTHSRDTAAATVILEG from the coding sequence ATGATCAAGGGAACGGGCATCGACCTGACGGAGTTGGACCGAATCCAGGCCCTCTGGGACAGGTACGGGGAAAGATTCGCCCGGAAGATACTGACCGAACGCGAGTATGTGCAATTGCCCAAGCGCAATCCCGTGCCGAGGCTGGCCGCCCTGTTCGCCTGCAAGGAGGCCGCGGTCAAGGCGCTCGGCACCGGATTCGCCAAAGGCATACATTTCAAGTGTATAGAGATCCTTCACAACAAGGACGGCAAGCCGGAAATCACCTTCCTCGGAGAGGGGCTTGCCCGGAGCGAGCACATGGGCGTGACCGGAGCGCACGTATCCATGACCCACTCCCGTGACACCGCCGCCGCTACCGTGATATTGGAAGGTTAG
- a CDS encoding NAD(P)H-hydrate dehydratase, whose translation MLLPLPTPAEMSVWDRETIHTIGIPGLTLMESAAREAVNVLLEEYGDVDGATIYCLAGSGNNGGDTFAMARTLADLGADVTVFHTRPKKDYRGETRSNLLWAQKLGIRLVHIANVNLDALPQPDVIVDGLLGTGFQGALREDILQRVRTVNRLGERAFVLAVDIPSGLNGLTGNAQPEAVMADATATFQSPKLGLVMPEAHAYTGTLHVCPIGIPLKVQEDNPARHHLITGAVMETLPSSAPDMHKGTAGHVLVVGGSMGLTGAAHLSALAALRSGTGLATVACPAELAASVKGASPEIMTLPLGSGSEWTEEMAQELKDDLSRFDAVILGPGLGRAPGAMAFALELLASCELPMVLDADALFALAAFPEHLKTLPERSVLTPHPGEMARLLDTTIADIQADRLGAADRFLAACDTTLVLKGAATLVADPDTVCVSPFAEPNLSVGGSGDVLSGVIGTLLARGLTPLHAACAGVFWHGLAGHALNDEFPARGNLASEIANMLPHAAAFFTKELETC comes from the coding sequence ATGCTGCTACCCCTTCCGACTCCCGCCGAAATGTCCGTGTGGGACAGGGAAACCATCCACACCATAGGCATCCCCGGCCTCACCCTCATGGAATCCGCCGCGCGTGAAGCCGTCAACGTCCTGCTGGAAGAGTACGGCGATGTGGACGGTGCAACCATCTACTGCCTCGCCGGTTCCGGCAACAACGGCGGCGATACGTTTGCCATGGCCCGGACACTTGCCGACCTCGGCGCCGACGTCACCGTTTTCCACACCCGCCCCAAGAAAGACTACCGTGGCGAGACCCGGTCCAACCTTCTTTGGGCGCAGAAGCTCGGCATCCGCCTTGTTCACATCGCCAACGTCAACCTGGACGCTCTGCCCCAGCCCGACGTCATCGTGGACGGACTGCTCGGCACCGGGTTCCAGGGCGCCCTGCGCGAAGATATTCTTCAACGGGTCCGGACCGTCAATAGGCTGGGAGAGCGCGCCTTTGTCCTGGCCGTGGACATCCCTTCCGGGCTGAACGGGCTGACAGGCAACGCCCAGCCCGAAGCGGTCATGGCCGACGCCACGGCCACCTTCCAGTCGCCCAAGCTCGGCCTGGTCATGCCCGAAGCGCATGCCTACACCGGCACACTTCACGTCTGTCCCATCGGCATCCCGTTGAAGGTTCAGGAAGACAACCCCGCCCGGCACCATCTCATCACCGGCGCGGTCATGGAAACACTGCCCTCGTCGGCACCCGACATGCACAAAGGCACAGCCGGGCACGTCTTGGTGGTCGGCGGCAGCATGGGCCTGACCGGCGCTGCCCACCTGTCCGCCCTTGCCGCTCTGCGCAGCGGGACCGGACTGGCAACCGTGGCCTGCCCCGCCGAACTGGCAGCCTCGGTCAAGGGAGCATCCCCTGAAATCATGACCCTGCCACTGGGCTCGGGCTCGGAGTGGACAGAGGAGATGGCCCAGGAACTCAAGGACGATCTCTCCCGTTTCGACGCCGTGATTCTCGGCCCAGGCCTGGGCCGCGCGCCCGGGGCCATGGCCTTTGCCCTGGAACTGCTCGCCTCCTGCGAACTGCCCATGGTGCTGGACGCGGATGCCCTGTTCGCACTGGCCGCCTTCCCCGAACATCTCAAGACGTTGCCTGAACGGTCTGTGCTCACGCCGCACCCCGGCGAGATGGCGCGACTGCTCGACACCACCATTGCCGACATTCAGGCAGACCGGCTTGGAGCGGCGGACCGTTTCCTGGCCGCCTGCGACACCACCCTCGTTCTCAAGGGCGCGGCCACGCTGGTGGCCGATCCGGACACGGTCTGCGTGTCTCCGTTTGCCGAGCCCAACCTGTCCGTGGGCGGTTCTGGCGACGTCCTGTCCGGCGTTATCGGCACCCTCCTGGCCCGGGGCCTGACGCCCCTGCACGCTGCCTGCGCCGGAGTTTTCTGGCACGGACTGGCCGGACACGCCCTGAACGATGAATTTCCCGCACGCGGAAACCTCGCGTCCGAAATCGCCAACATGCTGCCCCATGCGGCGGCATTCTTCACCAAGGAGCTTGAAACATGCTGA